A stretch of the Acidobacteriota bacterium genome encodes the following:
- a CDS encoding nucleotidyl transferase AbiEii/AbiGii toxin family protein, protein MPERGAAGGFAAPPPGAIGAAPFRRPWHRLVARVLASLNRTLLASAHCYFGGGTRIVMELDEFRESVDVDFLCSDRSGYRLLRNTVTARSLGEIFTDDYDLIRDVRRDMYGIRTFLRVDGEPVKFEIVFEGRLSLSGAAPGLFPVEALDQTSCIAEKLLAHADRGLDDSTHARDLVDLAFMAASWPAESWAPAMEAAESAYGAVVVRELDAGLSRFGDRTRRRRCVEALGIMDKRTLARGLRVLRRRLTAP, encoded by the coding sequence ATGCCTGAGCGCGGCGCGGCCGGCGGATTCGCCGCACCGCCGCCCGGCGCGATCGGCGCAGCCCCATTCCGCCGTCCGTGGCATCGGCTCGTCGCCCGGGTGCTCGCCTCTCTGAACCGGACGTTGCTCGCTTCGGCCCACTGCTACTTCGGCGGCGGCACCCGGATCGTGATGGAGCTGGACGAGTTTCGCGAATCCGTCGACGTCGACTTCCTCTGCTCGGACCGCTCGGGCTATCGGCTGCTGCGAAACACCGTCACCGCACGCTCGCTCGGCGAGATCTTCACCGACGACTACGACCTGATCCGGGACGTCCGCCGTGACATGTACGGCATACGGACGTTCCTCCGCGTGGACGGTGAACCGGTGAAGTTCGAGATCGTTTTCGAAGGACGCCTGTCTCTGTCCGGCGCCGCCCCCGGGCTGTTCCCGGTGGAGGCACTCGACCAGACCTCCTGCATCGCGGAGAAGCTGCTCGCGCACGCCGACCGGGGACTGGACGACTCCACGCACGCCCGCGATCTCGTAGACCTCGCCTTCATGGCCGCGAGCTGGCCGGCTGAATCCTGGGCCCCCGCGATGGAGGCCGCCGAATCGGCGTACGGCGCCGTGGTGGTGCGGGAGCTCGACGCCGGCCTTTCACGATTCGGGGATCGGACCCGCCGCCGGCGCTGCGTGGAGGCGCTCGGCATCATGGACAAGCGCACGCTGGCACGGGGACTGCGTGTTCTGAGGAGGCGCCTGACGGCGCCATGA
- a CDS encoding type II toxin-antitoxin system Phd/YefM family antitoxin: MQHTGRVVTVSVHEAKTHLSRLLQQIAAGEDVIITRSGQPVARLVPIDETRPVFGIDEGRFVVPDDFDDPLDEELLRAFEGRTAGRDSRE; encoded by the coding sequence ATGCAGCATACCGGTCGTGTCGTGACCGTCAGCGTTCACGAAGCCAAGACGCATCTCTCCCGGTTGCTGCAGCAGATTGCCGCCGGAGAAGACGTCATCATCACAAGGTCGGGCCAGCCGGTGGCGCGGCTCGTGCCGATTGACGAGACTCGGCCCGTGTTCGGGATCGACGAGGGGCGTTTCGTCGTCCCCGACGACTTCGACGATCCGCTCGACGAGGAGTTGCTGCGCGCGTTCGAAGGGCGTACCGCTGGACGGGATTCCCGAGAATAG
- a CDS encoding DUF559 domain-containing protein → MEALLREPLVRWPEVSPVAVRESVESVHGVGAAILAVAVDAASPNQSDLTEQVIAALSEAVAGTYPAWLPEAEHLAGPGGAGLAAVRAICERVAGGTDLFGPFLVAVAEASLCGRRVGVAEFAQETVVREARKLILRAYGYERLVVMIELTGTWSSAQIEVAEANALWLAGPGELTVWLFGASTACMARVPRSSLYDRVPASDPPAVPRAAYLTPLRGRPNAFSQAEMHLEAHLSRSPWATGRAWNQTWSSGVLANSIRVDLIWAQEKCVVELDGPDHLNTDKYAADRVRDRALQREGFMVLRYTNDEVLDDVARVLGELERFLEERRRSTTGET, encoded by the coding sequence ATGGAAGCGTTGCTGCGCGAGCCGCTGGTGCGCTGGCCCGAGGTGTCCCCGGTTGCGGTGCGAGAGAGCGTCGAATCGGTCCATGGGGTGGGAGCGGCAATCCTGGCGGTCGCCGTGGACGCCGCAAGTCCGAACCAGAGCGATCTCACGGAGCAGGTCATCGCGGCGTTGTCGGAAGCCGTCGCGGGCACGTATCCTGCTTGGCTGCCGGAAGCGGAACACTTGGCGGGGCCCGGCGGCGCGGGATTGGCCGCCGTGCGCGCGATTTGCGAACGAGTAGCCGGCGGCACGGACCTGTTCGGTCCGTTTCTCGTTGCGGTGGCGGAGGCGTCGCTGTGCGGGCGGCGGGTCGGAGTGGCCGAGTTCGCGCAGGAGACGGTTGTGCGCGAGGCCCGGAAGCTGATCCTCCGCGCCTACGGGTATGAACGCTTGGTCGTCATGATCGAGCTGACGGGCACCTGGAGCAGCGCGCAGATCGAAGTCGCGGAAGCGAACGCGCTCTGGCTCGCCGGGCCCGGCGAGCTGACCGTATGGCTCTTCGGGGCTTCGACCGCGTGCATGGCGCGAGTGCCCCGTTCTTCGCTGTACGACCGGGTACCGGCATCGGATCCGCCGGCTGTGCCGCGCGCCGCGTACCTGACGCCGTTGCGGGGCCGGCCCAACGCGTTCAGCCAGGCGGAGATGCACCTGGAGGCGCATCTCTCACGTTCCCCGTGGGCCACGGGTCGCGCCTGGAACCAGACCTGGTCGTCGGGTGTACTGGCCAACTCCATCCGGGTCGATCTCATCTGGGCTCAGGAGAAGTGCGTCGTCGAGCTCGATGGTCCCGACCACCTGAACACCGACAAGTACGCCGCCGACCGAGTGCGCGATCGCGCGCTGCAGCGCGAGGGGTTCATGGTGCTTCGATACACGAACGACGAGGTGCTCGACGATGTGGCGCGCGTCCTCGGCGAGCTCGAACGATTCCTGGAGGAGCGGCGGCGGTCTACGACAGGGGAGACGTGA